Proteins found in one Tsukamurella paurometabola DSM 20162 genomic segment:
- a CDS encoding DivIVA domain-containing protein: MKLTPADVRNVAFSKPPIGKRGYNEDEVDQFLDLVETELARLTEENNDLQQRNAELERELAEARSGGGQPSAGSTVAFASPNTPAVQESAAPANDEEANLRAARVLALAQDTADRLTNNSRSEAEKLVSDARSQSEAMVTDARQKSEAMVSDARQRSDALLADAQTRSENQLRQAQERSDALQAEAESKHTEIMTTINQQRTVLEGRIEQLKTYEREYRTRLKTYLEGQLEELQSLRSAAPVDHGQGRGGDFNDPGNSSGGNPSFK, from the coding sequence ATGAAGCTGACACCCGCCGATGTGCGCAACGTTGCGTTCAGTAAGCCGCCGATCGGTAAGCGCGGCTACAACGAGGACGAGGTGGATCAGTTCCTCGATCTGGTCGAGACCGAGTTGGCTCGGCTGACCGAGGAGAACAACGACCTGCAGCAGCGCAACGCCGAGCTCGAGCGCGAGCTCGCCGAGGCCCGGTCCGGTGGCGGACAGCCGTCCGCCGGCAGCACCGTCGCGTTCGCGTCGCCGAACACGCCGGCCGTCCAGGAGTCCGCGGCGCCCGCGAACGACGAAGAGGCCAACCTCCGTGCGGCCCGCGTGCTCGCCCTGGCGCAGGACACCGCGGACCGTCTGACCAACAACTCGCGGTCCGAGGCGGAGAAGCTCGTCTCCGACGCGCGTTCGCAGTCCGAGGCGATGGTCACCGACGCCCGGCAGAAGTCCGAGGCGATGGTCTCCGACGCCCGCCAGCGCTCCGATGCGCTGCTGGCCGATGCGCAGACCCGCTCGGAGAACCAGCTTCGCCAGGCGCAGGAGCGTTCCGACGCACTGCAGGCCGAGGCGGAGTCGAAGCACACCGAGATCATGACCACCATCAACCAGCAGCGCACCGTGCTGGAGGGTCGGATCGAGCAGCTCAAGACGTATGAGCGTGAGTACCGCACCCGCCTCAAGACCTACCTCGAGGGTCAGCTGGAGGAGCTGCAGTCGCTGCGCAGCGCGGCGCCGGTCGATCACGGCCAGGGCCGTGGCGGTGACTTCAACGATCCGGGCAACAGCTCGGGCGGCAACCCCTCGTTCAAGTAG
- a CDS encoding YggT family protein: MQAIWLTLLALLGVYTFLLIVRLVIEVVKSFAREWNPSGIVAVLLEAIFTVTDPPLKLLRKFIPPLKIGQIQLDLSYLVLFILLAVLRSLIQFAAASSS, from the coding sequence GTGCAAGCGATTTGGCTGACCCTGCTCGCCCTGCTGGGCGTCTACACCTTCCTTCTGATCGTCCGCTTGGTGATCGAGGTGGTGAAGTCGTTCGCACGGGAATGGAATCCGTCCGGCATCGTGGCGGTCCTGCTCGAGGCGATCTTCACCGTGACGGATCCGCCGCTGAAGTTGCTCAGGAAGTTCATTCCTCCGCTGAAGATCGGGCAGATCCAGTTGGATCTGTCGTACCTCGTCCTGTTCATTCTGCTCGCCGTTCTGCGCTCGCTGATCCAGTTTGCAGCCGCATCCTCGTCGTGA
- a CDS encoding cell division protein SepF, giving the protein MSTLHKVKAYFGMVPLDAYDDRYVDDATPEPRGRRSLDDEFGDYRGDRGYGYAYDGRRADEYDSYDTGYGRESYDDGYGYRDGGFREPARAEAPRLPRLEPLRDSPRSVAPSTRGALAMDTRADVLSQENPMSRITTLRPTSYEEARTIGERFREGIPVIMDLTAMDNADAKRLVDFAAGLTFALHGSFDRITTKVFMLATADVDVTAEDRARIAETGFYNR; this is encoded by the coding sequence ATGAGCACTCTGCACAAGGTCAAGGCGTACTTCGGCATGGTTCCGCTGGACGCGTACGACGACCGGTACGTCGATGACGCGACGCCCGAGCCGCGGGGCCGCCGCAGCCTGGACGACGAGTTCGGCGACTACCGCGGTGATCGCGGCTACGGCTACGCCTACGACGGCCGTCGCGCCGACGAGTACGACTCCTACGACACCGGCTACGGCCGCGAGTCCTACGACGACGGCTACGGCTACCGCGATGGCGGTTTCCGCGAGCCCGCCCGCGCCGAGGCGCCGCGCCTGCCGCGGCTGGAGCCGCTGCGCGATTCCCCGCGTTCCGTCGCCCCCTCGACCCGCGGCGCCCTCGCCATGGACACCCGCGCCGACGTGCTGAGCCAGGAGAATCCGATGTCGCGCATCACCACGCTGCGTCCCACCTCGTACGAGGAGGCCCGCACGATCGGTGAGCGGTTCCGCGAGGGGATCCCGGTGATCATGGACCTCACCGCCATGGACAACGCCGACGCCAAGCGTCTGGTCGATTTCGCCGCCGGGCTGACCTTCGCGCTGCACGGCTCCTTCGACCGGATCACCACGAAGGTCTTCATGTTGGCGACCGCCGATGTGGACGTCACGGCCGAGGATCGCGCGCGGATCGCCGAGACCGGCTTCTACAACCGCTGA
- a CDS encoding YggS family pyridoxal phosphate-dependent enzyme has product MSRRDELAEGLAATRSRLDAACRAAGRDRTEVALLPVTKFFPASDIALLQELGCTDFGENREQEAAAKAAELTGARLHMLGHIQRNKAKSVARWAAMVHSLDSIRLAGALERSTEAALEAGVRAAPLDVLIQISLDGDPARGGVTRADLAALVETVAQSPSLRLRGVMGVPPLEADPERAFTELAELWTDVRRDHPDADVFSAGMSGDLELAVKLGSTCVRVGTAILGRRPLTSLP; this is encoded by the coding sequence GTGAGCCGCCGGGACGAGCTGGCCGAGGGACTCGCTGCTACCCGCTCGCGGCTCGACGCCGCCTGTCGCGCCGCCGGCCGCGATCGCACCGAGGTCGCGCTGCTGCCGGTCACCAAGTTCTTCCCCGCGAGCGATATCGCGCTGCTGCAGGAGTTGGGCTGCACCGATTTCGGCGAGAACCGCGAGCAGGAGGCAGCCGCCAAGGCCGCCGAACTGACGGGAGCCCGGCTGCACATGCTCGGCCACATCCAGCGCAACAAGGCGAAATCCGTGGCCCGCTGGGCGGCGATGGTGCACTCGCTGGACAGTATTCGGCTCGCCGGAGCGCTCGAGCGCTCCACCGAGGCGGCCCTCGAAGCAGGCGTTCGCGCGGCGCCACTGGATGTGCTGATCCAGATCAGTCTCGATGGGGATCCCGCGCGCGGGGGCGTGACCCGGGCGGATCTCGCCGCCTTGGTCGAGACCGTCGCGCAGTCGCCCTCGCTGCGCCTGCGAGGGGTGATGGGAGTGCCTCCGCTGGAAGCGGATCCGGAACGCGCGTTCACCGAGCTGGCGGAGCTGTGGACCGACGTTCGTCGCGACCATCCCGATGCCGATGTGTTCTCGGCCGGAATGTCGGGTGACCTGGAGCTCGCCGTGAAACTCGGATCCACATGTGTGCGTGTCGGAACCGCGATTCTTGGTCGTCGCCCATTAACCTCACTTCCATAA
- the pgeF gene encoding peptidoglycan editing factor PgeF, with product MTDPATTPVDSARVRRVTTTRAGGVSKAPYDTFNLGDHVGDDPAAVTANRLRLQREIGVASGHVVWMEQIHSRTVTVVDGPRDEPVEATDALVTTVPGLALAVLTADCVPILLSDDEAGVLAAVHAGRVGARIGIVPAVIDTMRGLGARPERIGAFLGPAASGAKYEVPASMAADVEEHLPGSRCRTEKGTDGLDLRAGIRRQLQSLGVAAVAEDPRCTISDRTLFSHRRGAPTGRIASVIWIDPGAANADAQ from the coding sequence ATGACTGATCCGGCCACCACACCTGTCGATTCCGCCCGCGTCCGGAGGGTGACCACCACCCGTGCGGGGGGTGTGTCGAAGGCCCCGTACGACACCTTCAACCTCGGCGACCACGTGGGCGACGATCCTGCCGCGGTGACGGCCAACCGTCTGCGATTGCAGCGCGAGATCGGTGTCGCCTCAGGGCATGTGGTGTGGATGGAACAGATCCACAGCCGCACCGTCACCGTGGTCGACGGTCCGCGCGACGAACCCGTCGAGGCCACCGACGCACTGGTCACCACCGTGCCCGGTCTGGCGTTGGCGGTGCTCACCGCCGATTGCGTACCGATCCTGCTCTCCGATGACGAGGCGGGTGTGCTCGCGGCCGTCCACGCCGGCCGAGTGGGTGCCCGGATCGGCATCGTGCCCGCCGTCATCGACACCATGCGCGGTCTCGGTGCCCGGCCCGAACGCATCGGCGCGTTTCTCGGTCCCGCAGCGAGCGGAGCCAAGTACGAGGTGCCCGCGTCCATGGCCGCCGATGTCGAGGAGCATCTGCCCGGGAGTCGCTGCCGCACCGAGAAGGGCACGGACGGACTCGACCTGCGGGCCGGAATCCGGCGGCAGTTGCAGAGCCTGGGGGTCGCTGCGGTGGCAGAGGATCCGCGATGCACTATCAGTGACCGGACGTTGTTCTCCCACCGGCGCGGGGCACCCACCGGCCGCATCGCCTCGGTGATCTGGATCGACCCCGGTGCCGCGAACGCGGACGCGCAGTGA
- the ftsZ gene encoding cell division protein FtsZ, with protein sequence MTAAHNYLAVIKVVGIGGGGVNAVNRMIEQGLKGVEFIAINTDAQALIMSDADVKLDVGRESTRGLGAGADPEVGRKAAEDAKDEIEELLKGADMVFVTAGEGGGTGTGGAPVVASIARKLGALTVGVVTRPFTFEGARRGKQAEQGITSLRESCDTLIVIPNDRLLQLGDVNLSALDAFKSADEVLLNGVQGITDLITTPGLINVDFADVKSVMSGAGSALMGIGSARGEGRALKAAEQAVNSPLLETSMEGAHGVLMSIAGGSDLGLFEINEAASLVQEASHEDANIIFGTVIDDNLGDEVRITVIAAGFDGGTPVRRTVAARGIGQHTAPDPQEAPDAGRGNVFARPPRTDDPFPARTTIRESGDEDDLDVPSFLQGRR encoded by the coding sequence ATGACCGCCGCGCACAACTACCTCGCCGTAATCAAGGTCGTCGGCATCGGCGGTGGCGGCGTCAACGCCGTGAACCGGATGATCGAACAGGGCCTCAAGGGCGTCGAATTCATCGCGATCAACACCGACGCCCAGGCGCTCATCATGAGCGACGCCGACGTCAAACTCGACGTGGGCCGCGAGTCCACCCGCGGACTCGGTGCGGGTGCCGATCCCGAGGTGGGCCGCAAGGCTGCCGAGGACGCCAAGGACGAGATCGAAGAGCTCCTCAAGGGTGCCGACATGGTCTTCGTCACGGCGGGCGAGGGCGGCGGTACCGGCACCGGTGGCGCCCCCGTGGTCGCCAGCATCGCTCGCAAACTGGGAGCGCTCACCGTGGGCGTGGTGACCCGTCCGTTCACCTTCGAGGGCGCCCGCCGTGGCAAGCAGGCCGAGCAGGGCATCACCTCGCTGCGCGAGTCCTGCGACACCCTGATCGTGATCCCGAACGACCGGCTGCTGCAGCTGGGAGATGTGAATCTCTCGGCACTGGACGCCTTCAAGAGCGCCGACGAGGTACTTCTCAACGGTGTGCAGGGCATCACCGACCTGATCACCACGCCGGGTCTGATCAACGTCGACTTCGCCGACGTCAAGAGCGTCATGTCCGGGGCGGGGAGCGCTCTGATGGGCATCGGCTCGGCGCGGGGCGAGGGCCGCGCCCTCAAGGCCGCCGAGCAGGCCGTGAACTCTCCGCTGCTGGAGACGTCGATGGAGGGTGCGCACGGCGTGCTCATGTCCATCGCTGGCGGCAGCGACCTGGGACTGTTCGAGATCAACGAGGCCGCGTCTCTGGTGCAGGAGGCCTCGCACGAGGACGCCAACATCATCTTCGGCACCGTGATCGACGACAACCTCGGCGACGAGGTGCGGATCACCGTGATCGCCGCGGGCTTCGACGGCGGTACGCCGGTGCGCCGAACGGTGGCCGCGCGCGGCATCGGTCAGCACACCGCGCCCGACCCTCAGGAAGCTCCGGATGCGGGGCGCGGCAACGTCTTCGCGCGCCCGCCGCGCACCGACGATCCGTTCCCCGCCCGCACCACGATCCGCGAGTCGGGTGACGAGGACGACCTCGATGTGCCGTCCTTCCTGCAGGGTCGGCGCTAG
- a CDS encoding cell division protein FtsQ/DivIB: protein MTAPATRRRVPGLRRLLILVLVLIVAGGVFAVAYFTPLMSARNVSVTGAAHVPTEDVEKVVAPLKGTPLLQISNGRTQQYAAAVVGVSPWIDTATITVSYPSTLVVEVTERDAVAYADRSGVTLIDAKGVPFIKVGEPPILTPKLTVENPGADDPDTKAAISVLQSLPQDIRGQVVEIGADSPANVRFVLRDKRVVYWGDASRADAKAAALKVVLTRPGREFTVIDPDVPTTR, encoded by the coding sequence GTGACTGCGCCCGCGACGCGTCGGCGGGTTCCCGGGCTGCGCCGGCTCCTGATCCTCGTTCTGGTGCTCATCGTGGCCGGTGGGGTGTTCGCCGTCGCGTATTTCACTCCGCTGATGTCGGCGCGGAACGTCTCGGTGACCGGTGCTGCGCACGTGCCCACCGAGGACGTCGAGAAGGTCGTGGCACCACTGAAAGGCACGCCGCTACTGCAGATCAGTAACGGCCGCACCCAGCAGTACGCCGCGGCGGTGGTCGGCGTGAGTCCGTGGATCGACACCGCCACCATCACCGTCTCGTATCCGTCGACCTTGGTCGTCGAGGTCACCGAGCGTGATGCCGTGGCCTATGCCGACCGGTCGGGGGTGACGCTGATCGACGCGAAGGGGGTGCCCTTCATCAAGGTCGGCGAGCCGCCGATCCTCACGCCGAAGCTCACCGTCGAGAATCCGGGTGCCGACGATCCGGACACGAAGGCGGCGATCTCCGTGCTGCAGTCGCTGCCCCAGGACATTCGAGGTCAGGTCGTGGAGATCGGGGCCGATTCGCCGGCGAACGTGCGATTCGTGTTGCGCGACAAGCGCGTCGTGTACTGGGGCGATGCCTCGCGGGCCGATGCCAAGGCCGCTGCGCTGAAAGTGGTGCTCACCCGGCCCGGTCGCGAATTCACCGTGATCGACCCGGATGTGCCGACCACACGATGA